Proteins found in one Amycolatopsis umgeniensis genomic segment:
- a CDS encoding phosphoribosyltransferase, with product MTTAHRDFEHHQIWRVTPETLRDATALLTDAILRDHSSVERVIGLANGGISPAHLIATTLGMNARIVRARHNTSDGAYQQATGKVSLDLGPLTRALNGQRLKGRVLVVDDICGSGATLRRAHDDLAPLLGPDAQVLTAVLCLNTGATTLPDYSIWTVSDWVVFPWEQPPADNDTTPLPPPRKVLRHV from the coding sequence ATGACCACAGCACACCGCGACTTCGAACACCACCAGATCTGGCGCGTGACACCAGAGACTCTCCGCGACGCCACCGCGCTCCTGACCGACGCGATCCTGCGTGATCACTCATCGGTCGAGCGCGTCATCGGCCTCGCCAACGGTGGTATCTCGCCCGCCCACCTCATCGCCACCACCCTGGGCATGAACGCACGCATCGTCCGTGCCCGCCACAACACCAGCGATGGCGCCTACCAGCAGGCAACCGGCAAGGTGTCCCTCGATCTCGGCCCGCTGACCCGCGCCCTCAACGGTCAACGGCTCAAGGGCCGTGTGCTGGTGGTGGACGACATCTGCGGCAGCGGCGCCACCCTGCGCCGCGCCCATGACGACCTCGCCCCTTTGCTCGGCCCGGACGCCCAGGTCCTGACCGCGGTCCTGTGCCTCAACACCGGGGCGACCACGCTGCCGGACTACTCGATCTGGACCGTCTCGGATTGGGTCGTATTCCCCTGGGAACAGCCACCCGCCGACAACGACACCACACCGCTGCCGCCGCCCAGGAAGGTCCTCCGCCATGTCTAG
- a CDS encoding helix-turn-helix domain-containing protein: MNTPTSEQLDQFAHALGELLRSARRERGWTRKQMGAAMGANEVDLSVQTLASYELGTRRISVERLIEVCAVLNKQPDELLLSATTLAFSGHYGTRITVDLLGLAHTTDPRLRSLRQWARVRIQQSPAAKRALVEELDATALSAMASIAETTEYDLVQALQELRAAHDRGSQLAAALSPAL, from the coding sequence ATGAACACACCTACGAGCGAACAGCTCGACCAGTTCGCGCACGCCCTGGGCGAATTGCTGCGTTCCGCACGGAGAGAACGCGGCTGGACCCGCAAACAGATGGGCGCCGCGATGGGCGCCAACGAAGTCGACCTCTCCGTGCAAACCCTCGCCAGCTATGAACTCGGCACGCGCCGGATATCCGTCGAGCGGCTGATCGAAGTATGCGCCGTGCTGAACAAGCAACCAGACGAGCTACTCCTCAGCGCAACCACCCTCGCCTTCAGCGGCCACTACGGCACTCGCATCACGGTCGACCTCCTTGGCCTCGCGCACACCACTGATCCCAGGTTGCGGTCTCTCCGGCAATGGGCGCGGGTCCGGATCCAGCAGTCCCCGGCGGCAAAGCGGGCCCTGGTCGAAGAGCTCGACGCCACCGCGCTGTCGGCGATGGCCAGCATCGCCGAGACCACCGAGTACGACCTCGTGCAAGCCCTGCAAGAGCTCCGTGCCGCCCACGACCGAGGGTCCCAGCTCGCTGCCGCGCTATCCCCCGCTTTGTAA
- a CDS encoding radical SAM protein, which yields MTTTMRTFATRKHGNESVVHDPLTGLTHHAGLTLDSGRVRLPGTDVASWTEIHPAAVQTDVPISVCWSPLVRCNLTCPYCLDDKSILELGRAERYRIANLLAESTVLGVDISGGEPLLLRDLPELVDVLVAGGCAVSVTTNGTHLARRAEALATRVDAVRVSLDGPDAEHHDRWRGAGSFDHAIAGIRAAITQGIPTQIQAVLLRSTALAGIRAMVDLAATLGVSGVTFLQMLPIGEGTALAGTEQLTDDEALALLAELSTTAAVPVRLRTREAAGGFTVIRADGQIWRNQPSAHAISSLRALSTASDLALTTRDGSA from the coding sequence ATGACCACCACGATGCGTACCTTCGCGACGCGAAAGCACGGCAACGAGAGCGTCGTCCATGATCCGCTCACCGGCCTGACCCACCACGCCGGTCTCACGCTCGACTCGGGACGTGTCCGCTTGCCCGGCACCGACGTCGCGTCCTGGACTGAAATCCACCCGGCAGCCGTCCAAACGGACGTGCCGATCAGCGTGTGCTGGTCACCCCTGGTGCGCTGCAACCTGACCTGCCCGTACTGCCTGGATGACAAGTCCATCCTCGAGCTCGGCCGGGCAGAGCGCTACCGCATCGCGAACCTGCTCGCCGAATCCACAGTCCTTGGCGTGGACATCTCCGGCGGCGAACCGCTGCTGCTGCGCGACCTGCCCGAACTAGTCGACGTGCTCGTCGCGGGCGGCTGCGCCGTCAGCGTGACGACCAACGGAACCCACCTGGCCCGCCGCGCCGAAGCCCTGGCCACTCGTGTGGACGCCGTACGGGTGAGCCTGGACGGACCGGACGCCGAACACCACGACCGGTGGCGCGGCGCAGGCAGTTTCGATCACGCCATCGCCGGAATCCGCGCGGCGATCACCCAGGGCATCCCCACGCAGATTCAGGCCGTGCTTCTGCGTTCCACGGCCCTGGCCGGCATCCGAGCGATGGTTGACCTGGCCGCCACCCTCGGAGTGAGCGGGGTGACGTTCCTGCAGATGCTTCCCATCGGAGAAGGCACAGCCCTGGCCGGAACCGAACAGCTGACCGATGACGAAGCTCTCGCACTCCTCGCCGAACTGAGCACCACCGCGGCCGTACCCGTACGTCTGCGTACTCGCGAGGCGGCCGGCGGCTTCACAGTGATCCGCGCCGACGGCCAGATCTGGCGCAACCAGCCGAGCGCACACGCCATCAGCTCCCTCCGCGCCCTGTCCACGGCCAGCGATCTCGCACTGACCACACGGGACGGCTCGGCATGA